The following coding sequences lie in one Cannabis sativa cultivar Pink pepper isolate KNU-18-1 chromosome 5, ASM2916894v1, whole genome shotgun sequence genomic window:
- the LOC115715820 gene encoding protein DETOXIFICATION 49, producing MCHHSSSPSSCLCDYDSNQPKVSSVTVQDSNERTPLINSKTTDLLESQTQNSQRSHLSEAVSEAKCIANIALPMVLTGLLLYSRSLISMLFLGRLGELSLAGGSLAIGFANITGYSVLSGLAMGMEPICGQAFGAKRFKLLGLTLQRTVILLLLTSLPIAILWLNMRRILLLCGQQDDIATEAQSYIFFSLPDLIAQSILHPLRVYLRTQSITLPLTFCATLSIILHIPINYFLVSVLNLGIKGVALSGVWTNFNLVGSLIVYVVISGVYKKTWVEISSDCLRAWKSLLSLAIPSCISVCLEWWWYEFMILLCGLLLNPQATVASMGILIQTTALMYIFPSSLSFGVSTRVGNELGANNPQRAKLAAIVGLLYSSVLGLSALLFAVMVRNIWAKMFTQDVEIIALTSMVLPIIGLCELGNCPQTTGCGVLRGTARPSLGANINLGCFYLVGMPVAIWLSFYVGFDFTGLWLGLLAAQSSCVVTMLVVLARTNWEIQAQRAKELTGSHVTLEEVDLDHNHDYYDDDDEVKDSFCSLHFAESDDHSSSNNNNNSQV from the coding sequence ATGTGCCACCACTCTTCATCTCCTTCTTCTTGCTTGTGCGATTATGATTCGAACCAGCCTAAAGTTTCGTCTGTTACAGTCCAAGACAGTAATGAACGAACCCCTTTGATTAATTCAAAGACCACAGATTTATTAGAATCCCAGACTCAAAACTCTCAAAGGTCCCATCTTTCTGAGGCAGTTTCCGAAGCCAAATGCATAGCCAACATAGCTCTTCCGATGGTCCTAACGGGGCTTTTGCTCTATTCTCGCTCACTCATCTCCATGCTTTTCCTGGGTCGACTCGGCGAGTTGTCTCTGGCTGGTGGGTCTCTTGCTATAGGATTTGCTAACATTACAGGGTACTCTGTTCTCTCAGGACTCGCTATGGGGATGGAGCCCATTTGTGGCCAAGCTTTTGGAGCAAAAAGGTTCAAACTTCTCGGCCTTACCTTGCAGAGAACTGTGATTTTGCTTCTATTGACTTCTCTTCCAATAGCCATTTTATGGCTAAATATGAGGAGAATCTTGTTACTCTGTGGTCAACAAGATGATATAGCTACAGAAGCTCAATCTTACATATTCTTTTCTCTCCCTGATCTTATTGCTCAATCGATTCTACACCCTTTGAGAGTCTATCTCAGAACACAGTCCATAACTCTCCCTCTCACCTTCTGTGCCACCCTTTCGATCATTCTCCACATTCCCATAAACTATTTTCTCGTCTCTGTTCTAAATCTGGGGATTAAAGGGGTTGCATTAAGTGGGGTTTGGACAAATTTCAACCTTGTTGGGTCATTGATTGTGTACGTTGTAATCTCAGGTGTGTATAAGAAAACATGGGTTGAGATTTCCTCAGACTGTTTGAGAGCTTGGAAGTCACTTTTGAGTTTAGCAATACCAAGCTGCATTTCGGTTTGTCTCGAATGGTGGTGGTATGAGTTCATGATTTTGTTATGTGGGTTGTTGCTTAATCCTCAAGCAACCGTTGCTTCAATGGGGATTTTGATTCAAACCACAGCTCTAATGTACATTTTCCCATCTTCTTTGAGTTTTGGTGTTTCAACAAGGGTGGGGAATGAGCTAGGGGCAAACAATCCCCAAAGGGCTAAACTTGCAGCCATAGTTGGGCTTTTGTACAGCTCTGTTTTGGGACTCTCGGCATTGTTGTTTGCCGTAATGGTGAGAAATATTTGGGCCAAAATGTTCACACAAGATGTTGAGATCATTGCATTGACATCAATGGTTTTGCCCATAATTGGTCTTTGTGAACTTGGAAACTGCCCTCAAACAACCGGTTGTGGCGTTTTGAGAGGCACAGCTAGGCCTTCTCTCGGTGCTAATATCAATTTGGGCTGCTTTTACCTTGTGGGAATGCCGGTTGCTATTTGGTTAAGCTTTTATGTGGGGTTCGATTTTACAGGGTTATGGCTTGGTCTTTTGGCTGCTCAGAGCTCCTGTGTGGTCACCATGTTGGTCGTTTTGGCTCGAACCAATTGGGAAATTCAAGCTCAAAGAGCCAAGGAACTCACAGGGAGTCATGTCACACTTGAAGAAGTTGATCTTGACcataatcatgattattatgatgatgatgatgaagtaaAAGATTCTTTTTGTTCATTACATTTTGCAGAGTCTGATGACCATAGCAGtagtaacaataataataactcACAAGTGTGA